In the genome of Paenibacillus pabuli, the window GAATGGTACCAGACGGTAAATGAACTGCATGACCGGGTTGCTCGGCGAGCAGTGGAGTTATGCATCCAGGGGATGGTAGAGGAAGGCCTAGGCCAACCTCCCGTCCCCTATGCCTTTATCGTTTTTGGCAGTTCTGGCAGGCAAGAAGCGACGTTATGGAGTGATCAGGATAATGGCATGATTATCAGCGATACCCCACATGAGGGGAAAGAAGCCTATTTTGCCGAACTCGGACTTCGAATGACCGATATGTTGGAGGCACTTGGCTATGCCAAATGCGAAGGCAAGGTGATGTGTTCAGAGCCTCTGTGGAGGAAAACGCTGGCATCATGGAAACAACAACTAAAAGAGTGGGGATCGGACCTGTCATGGGAGCCGGTTCGCAATTTAATCATCGCTTCAGACATGCGTTTTGTTGCGGGTGAGCCAGAGCTGGCGGAAGAATGGATTATAGCATTTTATGAAGGATTCAGATCAGTTCCTGAGCTATCTGATGCTGTGCTGCGCAATACGGTTAAACATAAGGCGACATTGAACATTCTTGGAAGGGTAGTAACCGAACGTTTCGGTGAACATGCAGGCGGATTTGACGTGAAATACGGTTTGTATATTCCGCTCGTGAACAGTGCGCGTTTTCTGGCTTTGCAGCATGGTATCAAAGAAACGTCCACGCTTAAACGAATTCAAAGGTTGGTTTCACTCGAAGCGATTCCGCTTACGTTGCTGGATGCAGCCCAGCGTGCATTTATGACAGCTCTGAAGCTGCGGCGCAGTACACCTATTGAAATGAAACAAGGATTACAGCATAGTGTTGGTTTCCTGAATGAGAAACAGCTGAAGGAAAAACAAATGTTATACGAACTCCGAGATACATTAGGCTTGGTGCGGCGAGTACACCGTGCGCTGCAAAGACAACTTCGTTTTGCAGAAAGGAGACGTCCATGAGAGAGCCGGCAAGGGGCAATACTGGATTCTGGAATTCGCTGCGCCAGGGAGGGGTTCCTTCCGCCATCGCTTCCATAATGGGGGCCCCTACGGCGCAGCATATGGCGTTCATCCGTTCAATGATGAGAGAACAGCGAAGACCCGAGGTGCTGCACACGCCCTTGAATGAATTGAATGCAGTTGTATTTGATTTGGAAACGACGGGGTTCTCCCCCCAGCATGGGGATGAGATTCTTTCCTTTGGAGCGGTGCGTATTCATGGTGGTGTGATGCTGGAGCATGAGCAGTTCTATACGTTGGTTCAGTCTAAAGTCTCCGTTCCGGAACACATTACGGAACTGACAGGAATTACACAGGAAATGACGATGGATGCTCCATCGCTTCTGAAAGGCTTGCATGACTTCATGTCTTTTGTTGGCGGGAGTGTACTGGTTGCCCATGCAAGCGCGCATGATCGTGCTTTTCTGAATGCGGCCTTGTGGCGCACATCCAAAGTAAGGCTAACGCACCGGCTCATTGATACAATGATGCTGGCACGTTGGCTTGAACCGAGCAGACCGGGTTATGGTCTGGATGAATTGCTGGAATCCAAAGGCATTCCGATCTATGGACGACATCACGCCTTGGAAGATGCCAAAATGACTGCACAGTTATGGTCCTGTTATCTGAAGGAAATGTCTAGCAAAAATGTAAAAACATTAGGCGATCTGTACACTCAGTTAAGTCACGCATAACTGGGCTCGTTGTAAGTTGTATGGTTGGACATGGTCCATTCCAGTGAATGAATCATGACTTGAATGGATCTGATAACCGTTTAGAAGCATCTTTGGTTGTGAATCAGCTGTAAGATCAGGCGAGCCTATAAAATATACCTGAAGTAATCCGGCGAATATCGGAAGATTATGCAGGTCCTCATTGGAAGGAACGGGAGTGGTTCGAGGGTGGGAGTGAAAGAGTCCGATAAGCTGTGGCTCATTAAACACACACCGGATCCATTCTGCATCTTCCAATGCGAAATGGTGCAGCGGGTCAGGCGCTACGTTACGAATGGGCTGAAACCGACTGATTCGTATGCCGCCCGCTGCGGCTTCACCCAGCACAACCCCGCAGGCTTCCTGCGGCAGTGAAGCGAACATGTACTTAGACATCTCCTGTTCTACGGAGGAAGGGATGTAGAAGGTGTTTTGCTGCCCGTGAAGTGCTGCCAATTGTATTCACCCCTCTCTCTTTGGCTCCTGCTTCGGCAGGAGTCCTTTTTCTAATTTTATTTTGTGTGACCCGGATTGTAAAATTTTAAAGGAAAAGGGTACAATATGAGAGAGAGCTGAAATATCTCACATGTTAGAAGAGCGTGAATCTGGATATGTTTGATTATACAAAAGGGTGGCTGGTTATGAAACGAAATATATACATATTGCTAGGTGTTGTTTTGCTTGTAGGCATTGCTTTGGCTCAAAATGCAGACAGCGGCATCGCAGCCGTGTTTAAGCAAGAGGAGCCGATGCCCACGGAGACGGGACCGAAAGCGGGTTTACTGGCACCAGCGTTCTCTTTGAAAGCCATGGATGGGAAAACCTACTCTGTGGGAGGAGCCAAGCAAAAGGCTATCTTTGTCAGCTTCTGGGCATCCTGGTGTGAACCGTGCAAGCAGGAAGCTCCTGCGCTCAATACGTTGGCAGCAAAATACAAGGATAAACTCGATCTCTACGGTGTGAATGTAACCACGTACGATAAAATCAGGGATGCCAAAGCTTTTGTGGATGAATACAAACTGACGTTCCCCATTCTGCTTGATGAAGACGGAACAGCATATGCCAAATATAACGGTTTAGCTTTTCCGACGAATGTACTGATTGATTCCCGAGGTGTCGTTCAGGAGATTATTTTAGGGATTTTACCTGAGAAAGAGCTGGAGCGCAAAATTAAGGGTTTAATTGCAGATTAGTCAAGCGAGAAATTAGCCAAGCGAGAAGCAAAAGCGCCTATCCTCCAATGCTTTGGAGACAGGCGCTTCTTTTATTTTCCGGGAAATATGCATTAATGGTTGCTTAGTCCGTGAGCAGGAATGTTGACTGCACCAGGCTCGTCCTGCAATTTTTCCTGAAGAAGGGCATAACGGAAACTGTGTACGAGGGCTTCCCAACTCGCTTCAATGACGTTCTCGGATACACCGACCGTATTCCACGTGTTTTCCGTGTTTTTGGATTCAATTAATACACGGACTTTCGCGGCAGTAGCATCTTTCTCATCCAGAACACGTACTTTATAGTCGGACAGATGCATGTTGGCAAGGGAAGGGAAGTACTGCACAAGTGCTTTCCGAAGCGCATTATCCAGTGCGTTGACCGGACCGTTGCCTTCGGCTGCGGTATACGCACTTGTTCCGCCTACATTAAGTTTAACAAAGGCTTCCGATACAACTGACTTGCCAGCCACTTTTTCAACAAGCATCTTGAACGATTCAAAGGTAAACAATTCTTTCATGCCACCGTTGGCTTCACGGATTAACAATTCAAGAGAAGCATCGGCACCTTCGAACTGATAGCCCTGATGTTCCAGATCTTTGATTTTCTCAATGATCTGACGTGAGTTGGCACTGCTTGGATCAAATTCAAGACCCAGTTCCTGTGCTTTGGATACGATGTTGCTTTGTCCTGCCAGTTCGGAGACGAGCACACGCTGTTTGTTACCAACCAACTCAGGCACGATGTGTTCGTAGGTCCGGGAATCACGCAATATGGCAGAGACGTGAATACCGCCTTTGTGAGCGAAAGCAGCATTTCCGACATAAGGCTGGTTGATTGGCATATTTACGTTGGCAATCTCACTGACATAACGGGCAACATTCGTAAGCTGTTTCATTGAATCCTCTGAAACGCACTCATATCCAAGCTTCAGCTGCAGATTAGGGATGATGGAAGCCAGATTGGCGTTGCCGCATCTCTCTCCATACCCATTCATTGTACCTTGAACCTGTCTGGCACCAGCTTGTACTGCACTTAAAGTATTGGCGACAGCAAGTTCACAGTCATTATGGGTATGAATGCCCAGATGAGCTTGGGGAAGGCGTTCAGCGAGTGCAGATACGATCTCGTACACCTCATGCGGCATCGTTCCGCCGTTGGTGTCACACATCACTAGCCAGTCCGCTCCAGCTTCATGGGCTTTGGTCATTACGGCCTCTGCATATTCAGGGTTGTGCTTGAATCCGTCGAAGAAATGCTCTGCATCAAAAATGACTTCCATACCGTTTTGTTTCAGATAGGCGATGGAGTCGTAGATCATGGACAGGTTTTCTTCCAAAGTGGTTTGCAAAGCAGTGTGCACGTGGAAATCCCATGATTTTCCAACTAGAGTCGCTGCCTGAGCACCGGATTCGATCATGCGCTTCAAGTTGGCGTCTTCACTGGCGATGCTGCCTTTGCGACGCGTACTGCCAAAAGCGACAATCTTCGCGTTCAGGTTCAGTTCCTTGACTCTTTTGAAAAACTCAATGTCCTTGGTGTTGCTGCCTGGAATTCCGCCTTCAATATAATGAGCACCCAGGTCATCGAGCTTTTTGGCAATTTTGAGCTTGTCATCTGCCGATAAGCTGACTCCCTCCCCTTGTGTGCCGTCACGTAAAGTCGTATCGAAGATGGAAATGGCCTTTGACATGAAGATCCTCCTTTAAGATGAAGCGCTTTTTTTAGAAAGTTTAATGGTGTGTTTAAAAAACATATGAACAGGTTGGTGACGAATCCTTCGATTCTGTACCGCTACACTGTATTAAATTCAAAGTGTAGATTTGTCCTAAAATCGTGAATTTGTATAATTAATTATTATAGCACCATTATCGCCAAATGCTACATCGAATTCACCATTTGGTGTAACAAATGATGGATTGCAGAGTAGAGTGTGTTGTAAACATAGTCCTTGCAATATGTTATGCTTCATCTATATGCAGCTATTCCGGGATTGAATAGAGATTCATATCATATTTTTATAAAAGGAGGGAAGAGGATGCATTTTGTGTGGGAGAATACAATTATTTCATTCATTATAATTGCTATTATTGTCGTTGCTGTGTGGGGTATCATTCGATCGATCGTTAAATCTCGCCGAAAATAAGGGGATATAAATGATTTTTACAGAATCCCCGAACGAGAAAGCCCCATTCTTTAGATGTGGGATGAAAGTGAGGTCGGATACAGAGTATCACTATTGTGATGCTTCAAGTATCCGAAATGTCTGCGTTCTTAATTTTTTTAGTTTGTTTCAATTCATTTATTAAACTGATACAATATAGATATGAATGAATATAGAAGAACAAACACAACCGTATCTTTGTTGAACTATCATTTTGTGTTCTGCCCACGATACAGGAGAAAGATATTTCTCAAATTAGAGGTAGAACAGCGCTTCAAGGAATTGGTGCATGAGGTATGTGCAGAGCTTAACATTGTGATTGTTGCCATGGAGTGCGACAAAGACCATACACATATGTTTCTCAATGCACTTCCAACCTTAAGCCCTGCTGAGATCATGGCAAAAATAAAAGGAGTCACATCCAAAAAACTACGAGAAGAGTTTCCACACCTTCTGCATTTGCCCAGTTTGTGGACACGTTCCTATTTTGTTTCTACCGCTGGACATGTATCCAGTGAGACCATCAAGCGTTATGTTGAACAACAAAAGACAAGGGGGTGAAGTATATGTCTCAGACCATAACGGTTAAGGTAAAGCTGCTGCCGACTCAAGAGCAGATCCAACTATTGCAGCAAAGCAGTCATGAATATATCCGAGTTGTTAATACACTCGTGGCCGAGATGGTAGAAGAAAAGAGAAGGTTGAAGAAGACAACAAAAGACATTCCTACTAATCTACCAAGTGCAGTAAAAAATCAAGCGATTAAAGATGCGAATAGTGTATTCTCTACCAAAGTTAAGAAAAGTAAATACGCAATCATACCGATCCTAAAGAAACCGATTTGCGTATGGAATAACCAAAACTATTCTCTTGACTTCACGCACATTTCCATTCCATTCATGGTAGAGGGAAAATCTAAGCGTTTAAAAATTCGTGCATTGTTCATCGACAAAGACCATCGAAACGTTGACCTTTTGAAGCATAAACTGGGTACGCTCCGTGTCACGAAAAGCTCAGGGAAATGGGTAGCCCAAATTGCTGTCACCATGCCGACAACTGAAAAAACGGGTATGCGGATTTTGGGCGTTGATTTAGGGCTGAAAGTCCCTGCCGTAGCCATCACAGATAATGATCACGCTCGCTTCTTTGGGAATGGGCGAGAAAACAAATACAAGAAACGGAAGTTTCGTAGTGTTCGTCAAAAGCTAGGAAAACAAAAGAAAGTGAACGCTATTCGCAAGTTAGATGATAAAGAACAACGATGGATGAAAGACAAAGACCACAAAGTCAGTCGTGAAATCGTTCATTTCGCAGTCGAAAATAAGACTTCTGTCATTCGCTTAGAGCAACTAACGAATATTAGGCAGACGACAAGAACAAGTCGTAAAAACGAAAAGAATCTACACACATGGTCATTCTACCGTTTGGCACACTTCATTGAATACAAAGCAAATATGGCAGGGATCAAAGTGGAATATGTGAACCCTGCATATTCAAGTCAAACCTGTCCAGAATGTTCAAAAAAGAACAAGGCGCAAGATAGAAGATATAAGTGCCCATGTGGATTCAAGAAACATCGTGATATCGTTGGGGCGATGAATATTCGCTACGCAACTGTGATTGGCGGTAACAGTCAATCAGCCTAAGATGCTATATGCACTGTCTTAGGAGGGGTAATGGCATACCCTAATCTTAGCATCTGTCCAAAGCAGAAATGAAATGAGGACGTTAAGTTTAGCTAAGAATCCCAATCACTTTAGTGATCTTGCCCCTTTAGGGGTGGGAGTGTCAAATAAGTGATTTTGATATAATAGAGCAGAGAGTGTTTGTAACGGAATTGTGTATACGAAAGGGCGGTGGTGGATCATGTCTTCAGACCAAACGCATAACAACCTAAATGTAGATCGATATTATCCTACCGCCGGACGAGTGATTTTGCATGTCGATATGAATGCTTTTTATTGCTCTGTACATGAAGCCGAGGAACCGGAATTATATAAGGGGAAAGCGACGGCCGTTGCTGGTAGCAGTGAAGTGCGCAAAGGTGTCATTGTAACTTGTTCGTACACGGCTCGACGGAGGGGCATTTCTACAGGCATGGTTGTACATCAAGCATTGAAAAAGTGTCCTGACTTAATTGTGATTCGTCCGGATTTTCATTTATATCGTAGGTATTCGAAAGAATTCATGAAAATAGCTTACAGTTATACTCCGCTGCTTGAAGCGACCTCAATCGACGAGTGTTATCTTGATATTACGGGGTCCAGGCAGTTCGGTACACCGCTGGAAATTGCGGAAAGTATTCAGACCAGAATCCGGGATGAGCTGGGAATGCCCTGTTCGATCGGAATTGCACCCAACAAGCTGCTTGCCAAGATGGCCTCTGATTTGAAAAAGCCTAATGGCATTTCGATTTTACGGATGAGGGATGTACCTCAGATTTTATGGCATAGACCTTGTAACGAGATGTTTGGGATCGGCAAAAAGACAGCGGAGAAGCTGAAGAAACTGGGCATTGAAACCATAGGACAGCTGGCCAAATCAGACGAGCGGATGTTAACCGATGTGTTTGGAATTAATGGCTCCTGGTTAAAAAATTCAGCAAACGGCATTAATCATTCGCCAGTTCAGGCTGAACGTGAAGCGAACAAATCGATTGGACACACAACAACGTTACCCGCAGATATATCTGAAATGGATGATGTACATCGGGTGTTACTGAATATAAGTGACCAGGTTGCCAGGCGGCTGCGCAAGCACGAAATGCTCAGTCAGGGTATCCAGATTACGATTCGTACACCGGATATGAAGACGATTACGAGATCACGTATGATGGAAGTGCCTACTGAAGATGCATCAATCATATACCGGGAGGCCTGTGCTTTATTTGCAAAACATTGGGGCGGCGGGAAGCCTGTTCGGATGTTGGGTGTGACCCTTCAAACGCTGATTCCACGTGAGGAATCAGCAATACAGCTTGACCTCTTTGAATATGAACAGAAGCCGAAGAAGGAAAACCTGATTCGCATCATGGATCAGTTACGTGACAAATTTGGCGAAAATGCTGTCGTTACGGCTGGTATGCTTGGGGATGATCCTTCCGTATTACTGCGCAATCATAAAGTGCGGGGAACATCGCTGCAAAAAGATAATTTGCAAAGTCTCGATTAAATAGGGCATAATGGTGTCTTGAGGCTGTTAAAATGATTTGTAATAACTCTTACTTTGTATTAATATGTTTCTAGATAAAAATACTGTACGTTTTTGAATAATAGGAGGAGAGATTGGTAATGAGTAAATATACTTGGGTAGAAAAAGATACATGTATTGCGTGCGGAGCATGCGGAGCAACGGCGCCAGACATTTATGATTATGATGATGAAGGCTTGGCAGAAGTAATTTTCGATGGAGATGCCAACCAAGGGATCAAAGCAATTCCGGATGACTTGTTCGACGACATGCAGGACGCTTGCGACGGCTGCCCTACGGACTCCATTAAAGTTGCGGATGAACCTTTCAACAAAGAAGGTTAATTCCTTTCATATGAACATACAAAAGCACATTCTTCTGTCTTTGAGACAGCGGGGGTGTGCTTTTTTTGTCGAATGTTGAGGCTTAGATCCGGGTACTCAAGTCCTATAGATTTCTAGTCATCTTTTGCCGATATATAAAGAAACGGAAAAAAGCAAAATGATGGAGGATCGGATGCAGAATACTCATCTAAGAACATATGTTAAGAAACATCCCGATAATAAAATGGCCTGGTATTTACTCGGTAAGGAATATTTGGGTGAAGGGCAGGAGGCCAAGGCAAACTATTGTTTTCAGCAGGCGGGTGAAGTCTACGAGGCTTTTGAGCGAAGCAAGGCACCGGCAGATATATGGGTGGATTATCAGGAGAAGCTGGTTGAAATGGCTGAGCAAAAAGAGAAAAAACATCGTGTTCGCAAAATGTGGCTCACCCTGCTGATGCTGCTAGTACTGGCAGGACTCCCGCCTGCGGATGCTCCCGGTTTCAATCGCGATGCAGCGGACGCGCTGGCTTCGGCGTTGGATTCGACGGACGACACCACCGAGAGAGGGTCAAGAGAAAACGGGAGGGATTCGTCTGCTGTTACACATTCCAACGTGTTCACCGCTGGAACATTCGGTGGAGGCAATCAAGGTGAGGTTGCTCTGGCTGCTGCATGGTCCGGCTCTGGTCCGAAAGTGGAAACATCGGCTGTGCTCGGAATGCAAGCGTCGGGTAATTGGTCTTTATGGAAACGTAATATGCCTGTAAAATATATCGTTCAAACGAATGGCAGTGGCAAATTGGTTGCACAGAGTTATGATGCCAAACAGTGTAACTGTGAGCCGCCGGAGGTGTCTGAGGAAATCAAGAAGCTGGCACAAGCGTGGATCGTTAAGCAAGAATCCGCAGCAGCGCTATCTAGTGCAATGATTACATATAAAAAACAAAATGGAAGCTGGCCGAAAAGTGTGGCGCAACTTGCCAGGCCATTTCCAAATAATATTTTGGGAGAGACTGCACCTGGCATGACCCAGATGTTTCCGGCACTTCTATCCCTTCACCAAAAAGGGCAAATGGAACAAGGAAAAAACACAGCTGAGGGAACAGGTGAAAATTTAGATTATCCGCAAGGCAAAAACGCTGCATTTGTGGATACGTTGGGTGGAAAGCCTTTTTTGCTGGATCGGCTTGAGATTATCGTGGACAAGAAACAACATAGGCTTGCGCTGATCAGTGGCAACACCATCATTAGAAACTACGAGGTAGGGCTTGGGGGAGATCGAACTCCAGAGGGGTCATTTGTCATTTCAGACAAGGTTGTTAATCCAAATGGTCGCTCCAACGGCGAATTTGGAAGCAGGGGAATGCAGCTGTCGGACACGAATTATGCCATCCATGGGACCAACGAGCCAAACAGTATTGGGCTGGATGAATCCCTTGGATGTGTGAGAATGAGTACTGAAGATGTGGAAGAGCTATTTGCTCTTGCTCCTCAGGGAACTTCGGTACGCATCGGGAAAGATTTGCTGCCAGAGACAGCTGTTGTTCCAGAAACGAAGGATCGTTACCGGTACACACTTGTTCCCAAGCAAAATAACCCAAATAAGACGTATCATTGGTTGAATTAATGATTTAACGAAATATCATGTGATTCAGACCAAAAAATTAATATCCATGCTGGATTGGTATGTAGATGCAGACACAGTCGTTTGAAGCAATTACAGGTTGGCGATAATAATAAGCGCACCAATGATAATGATTAGTCCGCCAACGCTGGCTGCCGTCCAGATAATGGCTTTCCGGTTGACTTCTTCTTTCTTTTGCTGCAAAGTAGGTGGTTTGCGTTTGGGAGCCATGGGCTGTTCCTCCTTCATGGAATAAGGCTATATCGATGTAGCCATGCTCCCATTGTAAAGAATTCAACTCGCCATTTCCAGTAGGCGGGTGGATTTCTTGTGAGCATTTTGCATCATACGATTCCTGTGGCTTGGGGGGGATGCAAAATGCTTCTGTCTATGCTCAAACTACTTTCCTTTTGAAGAAGAAACGGATAGACTTGTGTATAGAGTGTTTTTTTACATATGAAAAAGACGGAAAGCAGTTTTTTCAGCGTACCGGACCAGAACGGAGTGAGTGATTTGTTATACAGAAGTCTTGCTAAACCCTTGTTGTTCAAAATGGACCCTGAGCAGGCCCATCATCTAATTATCGGCGGTCTCAGCGGCATGGGGAGTATTCGCCCGGTTCCTTCCGGTTTGCGTGTCATGTATGGTGTGCGTGAAACATCGGATCTGGCTGTGGACATGTTTGGATGCCATTTTCCTACACCTGTAGGACTTGCGGCCGGTTTGGACAAAAACGGACAGGCTGTAACGGGCTTTTCTTCCATCGGGTTTGGCTTCATGGAAGTGGGCACAGTCACACCGCTTGCACAGCCAGGCAACGATCAGCCGCGGTTATTCCGCCTGCCTCCCGATGAGGCATTGGTAAACCGGATGGGCTTTAATAATCTTGGAGCCGAAGCGATGGCGGGTGAATTGGCACGCCTCACGGAGCGCCGTATTCCAGTGGCCGTAAATATAGGTAAAAATAAGGCAACACCGAATGAAGAAGCGCATTTGGACTATGCAAAATGCATTCGGGCGCTATACGATTATGCGGACCTGTTTGTGGTGAATATCAGTTCACCAAATACACCGGATTTGCGTAATCTGCAGCATGGGAATGAATTGAAGGAATTGCTTGCCGCAGTCATGAATGAGATGGAGACACAGCGCAAGAGAGCGGGCGGTTCCGCTAAATCGGTGCTGGTCAAAATTGCACCTGATGTGAATGACCAGGAGCTTGAATATATGGTGAGCACCATTGCAGATAGTGGAGTTGCCGGTATCATCGCAACGAATACAACGATCAGCCGCGAGGGTCTGTCTCATCAGCATGCCAAAGAGACAGGTGGGCTAAGTGGCAAGCCGCTGCGTGATCGTTCCACGGAAATCATTCGCCAAATCTATCGCCAGACAGAAGGCAAACTGCCAATCATCGGATCGGGGGGCATTTTCACAAGCGAAGATGCTTACGAAAAGATTAAAGCAGGGGCCAGCCTGGTGGAAATATATACGGCATTGATCTATGAAGGACCTGAAGTGAATCGGCGCATTCATGCCGGACTGCGTGAATTGCTGCGCAAAGACGGTTACAGTCATATTTCGGAAGCTGTCGGTGCAGAGCATCGTTAAGCAATGTTTCGGAGTTCCCCAGATTGAAAATTAGAAGCGTGGAAGAGGGTAGTGGCGTACGGGACTCTTCCCCCCGCTTAACATCATGTATAATGGATAAGAACAGGGGAAGCTATAGAGACAGGAGGCATAAGCATGGACGGTAGAGACTGGGGTACATTTTTACTTCCTTATGAACAAGCGGTAGAGGAATTGAAAGTTAAGTTTAAAACGATGCGGGCGGAGCTTAAGAAAAGGGAAGAATACGCCCCGATTGAATTCGTTACCGGTCGTGTCAAAAAAATATCCAGCATTCTGGAGAAATCCAGGCGCCTGAATGTGCCGCTTGATCAGGTTGAAACAGGCATTGAGGATATTGCAGGTATCCGCATTATGTGCCAGTTTGTGGATGATATTCGGCGGGTAGCCGAGTATATTCGTGGTCGTAAGGATTTGACGGTATTAATCGAGAAAGATTATATCACCAATTTCAAAGAGAGCGGCTACCGCAGTTTCCATATGATTATTGAGTATCCTGTTCAGACGGCTCTTGGGCAGAAGAATGTGCTGGCCGAGATTCAGATTCGGACGCTGGCGATGAACTTCTGGGCGACGATCGAGCACTCCCTGAGTTACAAGTTTCGGGAGAGTCTGCCGGATGATATGCGTGCAAGATTGAAAAAGACGGCGGAAGCCGCTTTTGTACTCGATAATGAGATGTCGGCGATCCGTTTGCAAATTCTGGAGGCGCAAAAGGCCTTTGAGGATGATTCCAATATTGTATCAAGAACGCTGAGCATCATACATCAGTTGTATTTCTATCATC includes:
- a CDS encoding RNA-guided endonuclease InsQ/TnpB family protein; its protein translation is MSQTITVKVKLLPTQEQIQLLQQSSHEYIRVVNTLVAEMVEEKRRLKKTTKDIPTNLPSAVKNQAIKDANSVFSTKVKKSKYAIIPILKKPICVWNNQNYSLDFTHISIPFMVEGKSKRLKIRALFIDKDHRNVDLLKHKLGTLRVTKSSGKWVAQIAVTMPTTEKTGMRILGVDLGLKVPAVAITDNDHARFFGNGRENKYKKRKFRSVRQKLGKQKKVNAIRKLDDKEQRWMKDKDHKVSREIVHFAVENKTSVIRLEQLTNIRQTTRTSRKNEKNLHTWSFYRLAHFIEYKANMAGIKVEYVNPAYSSQTCPECSKKNKAQDRRYKCPCGFKKHRDIVGAMNIRYATVIGGNSQSA
- a CDS encoding ferredoxin, which translates into the protein MSKYTWVEKDTCIACGACGATAPDIYDYDDEGLAEVIFDGDANQGIKAIPDDLFDDMQDACDGCPTDSIKVADEPFNKEG
- a CDS encoding DNA polymerase IV, which encodes MSSDQTHNNLNVDRYYPTAGRVILHVDMNAFYCSVHEAEEPELYKGKATAVAGSSEVRKGVIVTCSYTARRRGISTGMVVHQALKKCPDLIVIRPDFHLYRRYSKEFMKIAYSYTPLLEATSIDECYLDITGSRQFGTPLEIAESIQTRIRDELGMPCSIGIAPNKLLAKMASDLKKPNGISILRMRDVPQILWHRPCNEMFGIGKKTAEKLKKLGIETIGQLAKSDERMLTDVFGINGSWLKNSANGINHSPVQAEREANKSIGHTTTLPADISEMDDVHRVLLNISDQVARRLRKHEMLSQGIQITIRTPDMKTITRSRMMEVPTEDASIIYREACALFAKHWGGGKPVRMLGVTLQTLIPREESAIQLDLFEYEQKPKKENLIRIMDQLRDKFGENAVVTAGMLGDDPSVLLRNHKVRGTSLQKDNLQSLD
- a CDS encoding TlpA family protein disulfide reductase; amino-acid sequence: MKRNIYILLGVVLLVGIALAQNADSGIAAVFKQEEPMPTETGPKAGLLAPAFSLKAMDGKTYSVGGAKQKAIFVSFWASWCEPCKQEAPALNTLAAKYKDKLDLYGVNVTTYDKIRDAKAFVDEYKLTFPILLDEDGTAYAKYNGLAFPTNVLIDSRGVVQEIILGILPEKELERKIKGLIAD
- a CDS encoding Mov34/MPN/PAD-1 family protein; protein product: MAALHGQQNTFYIPSSVEQEMSKYMFASLPQEACGVVLGEAAAGGIRISRFQPIRNVAPDPLHHFALEDAEWIRCVFNEPQLIGLFHSHPRTTPVPSNEDLHNLPIFAGLLQVYFIGSPDLTADSQPKMLLNGYQIHSSHDSFTGMDHVQPYNLQRAQLCVT
- the tnpA gene encoding IS200/IS605 family transposase; this encodes MNEYRRTNTTVSLLNYHFVFCPRYRRKIFLKLEVEQRFKELVHEVCAELNIVIVAMECDKDHTHMFLNALPTLSPAEIMAKIKGVTSKKLREEFPHLLHLPSLWTRSYFVSTAGHVSSETIKRYVEQQKTRG
- the cimA gene encoding citramalate synthase → MSKAISIFDTTLRDGTQGEGVSLSADDKLKIAKKLDDLGAHYIEGGIPGSNTKDIEFFKRVKELNLNAKIVAFGSTRRKGSIASEDANLKRMIESGAQAATLVGKSWDFHVHTALQTTLEENLSMIYDSIAYLKQNGMEVIFDAEHFFDGFKHNPEYAEAVMTKAHEAGADWLVMCDTNGGTMPHEVYEIVSALAERLPQAHLGIHTHNDCELAVANTLSAVQAGARQVQGTMNGYGERCGNANLASIIPNLQLKLGYECVSEDSMKQLTNVARYVSEIANVNMPINQPYVGNAAFAHKGGIHVSAILRDSRTYEHIVPELVGNKQRVLVSELAGQSNIVSKAQELGLEFDPSSANSRQIIEKIKDLEHQGYQFEGADASLELLIREANGGMKELFTFESFKMLVEKVAGKSVVSEAFVKLNVGGTSAYTAAEGNGPVNALDNALRKALVQYFPSLANMHLSDYKVRVLDEKDATAAKVRVLIESKNTENTWNTVGVSENVIEASWEALVHSFRYALLQEKLQDEPGAVNIPAHGLSNH
- a CDS encoding DUF294 nucleotidyltransferase-like domain-containing protein is translated as MDMMEPIPYINQSWSYQGIDGAASSQELRQARVILQNELQELLSASLSPIEWYQTVNELHDRVARRAVELCIQGMVEEGLGQPPVPYAFIVFGSSGRQEATLWSDQDNGMIISDTPHEGKEAYFAELGLRMTDMLEALGYAKCEGKVMCSEPLWRKTLASWKQQLKEWGSDLSWEPVRNLIIASDMRFVAGEPELAEEWIIAFYEGFRSVPELSDAVLRNTVKHKATLNILGRVVTERFGEHAGGFDVKYGLYIPLVNSARFLALQHGIKETSTLKRIQRLVSLEAIPLTLLDAAQRAFMTALKLRRSTPIEMKQGLQHSVGFLNEKQLKEKQMLYELRDTLGLVRRVHRALQRQLRFAERRRP
- a CDS encoding exonuclease domain-containing protein encodes the protein MREPARGNTGFWNSLRQGGVPSAIASIMGAPTAQHMAFIRSMMREQRRPEVLHTPLNELNAVVFDLETTGFSPQHGDEILSFGAVRIHGGVMLEHEQFYTLVQSKVSVPEHITELTGITQEMTMDAPSLLKGLHDFMSFVGGSVLVAHASAHDRAFLNAALWRTSKVRLTHRLIDTMMLARWLEPSRPGYGLDELLESKGIPIYGRHHALEDAKMTAQLWSCYLKEMSSKNVKTLGDLYTQLSHA